In Pseudoduganella albidiflava, a single window of DNA contains:
- a CDS encoding TIGR01777 family oxidoreductase: protein MDAEPLRFGKPGQTVLVTGATGFVGRQLVAALLADGQHVIAMSRDTARAARELGAGVRCVMTAAELAPAERIDIVVNLAGARILGPRWTRKRQAALRASRVALTHRVVDWIAGAHHKPRLMLSASAIGYYGVQPHGVLVPLAEESPPQPVFMSQLCQEWEAAARRAAQSGVQVAATRFGLVLGHGGALPAMLMPVKLGAGGPMGGGRQALSWIHVEDLLRGLAWLAQRSEEGDVDGAWNFTAPQCVTQREFIATAARLLHRPAFLPTPAWPVRLLLGEQADLLLEGQCVVPARLQREGFAFRYPGLEDALANLL from the coding sequence ATGGACGCTGAGCCGCTGCGCTTCGGCAAGCCCGGCCAGACCGTGCTCGTTACCGGCGCGACCGGCTTCGTGGGCCGCCAGCTGGTGGCGGCGCTGCTGGCCGACGGGCAGCACGTGATCGCCATGAGCCGCGACACGGCGCGCGCGGCACGCGAGCTGGGCGCCGGTGTGCGCTGCGTGATGACGGCCGCCGAACTGGCGCCCGCCGAACGGATCGACATCGTGGTCAACCTGGCCGGCGCGCGCATCCTCGGTCCGCGCTGGACCAGGAAGCGGCAGGCGGCATTGCGCGCCAGCCGCGTGGCGCTGACGCATCGCGTGGTGGACTGGATCGCCGGGGCGCACCACAAGCCGCGGCTGATGCTGTCCGCCTCCGCCATCGGCTACTACGGCGTGCAGCCGCACGGTGTGCTGGTGCCGCTGGCGGAAGAGAGCCCGCCGCAGCCGGTGTTCATGTCGCAGCTGTGCCAGGAATGGGAAGCGGCGGCACGGCGCGCGGCGCAGTCCGGCGTGCAGGTGGCGGCCACGCGGTTCGGGCTGGTGCTGGGCCATGGCGGTGCGTTGCCGGCCATGCTGATGCCGGTGAAACTGGGGGCCGGCGGCCCGATGGGGGGAGGCAGGCAGGCATTGTCATGGATTCACGTCGAGGACTTGCTGCGCGGGCTGGCATGGCTGGCGCAGCGCAGCGAAGAGGGCGACGTGGACGGTGCCTGGAATTTCACCGCGCCACAGTGCGTGACGCAGCGCGAGTTCATCGCCACCGCGGCGCGGCTGCTGCATCGCCCGGCATTCCTGCCGACGCCGGCGTGGCCGGTGCGCCTGCTGCTGGGCGAACAGGCCGACCTGCTGCTGGAAGGGCAGTGCGTGGTGCCGGCCAGGCTGCAGCGCGAGGGTTTCGCATTCCGTTATCCGGGGCTGGAGGACGCCCTGGCAAACCTGCTGTAA